The genomic DNA GCAATTCTCCGTTTTCTTTTATAAATTCTCCCGGCGCTTGCAAAAGCTCCTGCGGAACAATAGACACATAATCCTGGCGTAGACGCAAACGGTGTGTCTCAGAATCTATATTTATATTTCCCGATGCTTCATAATTTGCATACTCTTTACTCCAGTAGTGGCGCTCTATTGCCTGTTTTATCATATTAAAATAAAACTGCTCTTCGGGAGGTGTGGGTTCGGCTATATGACGTATTTTCCCTGTTTCAGGATCTTGCATAAGACCAACGGCGCTTTGTTCTATTTTGGCGTTGCCCTCAATATAATTTATTATTTCGCCCCTCGCGTTCTCATCTATCCCGCGCACACGCCGTCCTGTTTTGCTTGCGGAAAGAAGCCGTATCCTGTTTTCTATCTCTTCTTCAGGAAAATCCATAACCCGCATAATTTGTTCGGGTATGCTTCCTGTAAATCCTGTATCGTAAAATATCGGATCGTGTTCCGGGCTTATTTTCTCCTGTTCTAAAAACTTCTTTTTTGAATCATAAGCCATGGTGTCTCTAAAATATCTTGGATAAACCAGATACCTGGGTCTAATCTCAAGAACCTCACCCTGCTCTTCTTTTATTTTTTCCCTGCCCTCTTTGCCTAATTTTTTTCTGCGGGCTATATCCTGCGCCCGCCTTCCTATGTACGCGTAAATTCCATCTCGTCCCAAATAAACTTCCATAGGGTAACGCCCCGCTTCCCGCCATGTATCAAATTCGTCATAAAGCTTGTCGTAGTATTTCACATCCTTTTCAAGTACCTGCAAATACCTGCGAAACGCCTCGTTTAAAACCGGGTCTAATTCCTTTATAACGGCTTGAGAATCTAATGCCTCAAAATCTCTTGCCCTTCCATATTTTTGAACAAAAAGACGCGAGAGAAGAGAGCGTACATTGTCTGAAAGTGGTTTAAGCGCGAACTCATCAGGACGCGCTAAAGAAAGTTTGTCTAAATCATCAAGAACCAAATTGGCCTGCGAGTCATTAACAAATTCGGCGCATTTTTCTTCAATGTGGTTATTTAATTTTTCAAATAAATTCCCCGCGGTTAACTCAGTTTTTATCCCAAGTTTTTCAAGCTCCTCACTATCAACATTCTCGCCTGCCATAAGCCCCTCAACAATGCGGGATGAATGCGCCTGCTCTGAAGTAAAAAGCCATGGATGGTTTTTGTAAGGATCGTTTTCGGAAAAACCTTTTTCGCCCCTATCCTGCAGATTGGTGGGAAGTCCCGCTTTTTCCATGATACTTTTGGCATAACTAACTATCTTCTTATCAGCTTTTATTTGATTCTCTGTTTTTTTAAATGCCCCCCATGTCTTTTGGTCCCAATAAAATTTCTGCGCTACAGATGGATGCTTCAAGGCATCTTTAATATGCTTATTCTTGAGCCACGGCTCTTTTTGGAATGAGTGCATGCGCTCAATAAAATAGTCCGCCAAATCTTCGTCCTTAGAGAGCTCTTCTAAAATCGTACCTTTCGCATATTCAAATATTTTTGGAAAATAGCGCGCGAAAATCCCGGAGCCCAAAACATTCACAAAGTATATTGGCGTAAAGTGCGCATTCTCTTGGCTTTCCTTCAAAATCAACTCATCAATTCTTTCAAAATCAAAACCTTCCTTAAAAGCATCCTCTACATTCTCTCCCTCAAAAGCTCTTTCAAGAGTTTCGAGTATTTCATTTATGTTCCCTACCGCGCCCAGCCTAAAAAAATCTACAATATTTTTTTCTGTTTTGCTTTTTATTTTCTCTTTAGGTATTGGAAATTTTTTAAGATAAAGTCCCAGGGAATAGTATTTATCCTGCAACACTGCGCGTAGTCCCTCTTCAGCTGCTTTTAATATACCGTCCTTCTGTAAAAATTCTTCTCCAAGTTTTAAATCACCTGCTATATCAAAAGCCACATAATGCCTCCCTTCTTTAAGATTAGATATAATCGTGCTTTCAGCTACTTCTAAAACCTCCCCATCTTTGCTGATAATTTCTTGAATGTTCTCAGGCATAAATTCAGAGTCCTTGTTTCTATGCAATATATTGAATACGGCATGAGAATTTTCTCCCTTTTTGAGTTCTTCTATAAGCTCGCCCTTAAAAGATTCAACAATGTCTTCTTCTGTGAAATTAAAAAATTCAAAAAATGCCGAGACATGACTTGTTGTCCGGTTGAATTCCTGCCATATTTGTTTTGTCAAAATTTTATGCACATCGGGGCTATCAAAAAAACTTTTTTCTATGTTAAATTTTTTAGCTACTGAAAATAAAAAAAACAGTGAAATATCGCCGGCGTGTAGCTCAATGACTTTTTTAAAATCGTTCAAAAATTCCTCACTTTTAAATATTTCATCCGGTATTTTTAAAGCGTTTTTAATGCTTTCAATATTGTTAATAGCAGTATCAAAGTTGTCCTTCGAAATAAATTTTAAAAAACCTTCCTTAAAAGCGTCCTGGACAACTTTTTCACTGGACAACTTATCTTCCAACCCCTCAAAATAAAATTCTAAAATGTTCAATAAACTAGTATCCACCTGCCACAATGGTACTTCATCCCAGTCATGCTCTTGTTCTGTCTCAATATTAAAATCCTCAAACTTCCCGTATTTTTTAAATACTTCCTGAGGATTTTTCTGAGGGTTTTTATTTTCTAAATTTTCGCCAAAGCCTTCCTTCATATAAAATAATTGTAGCATAGAACTTTGAATTTTTACGCTTTACACAATATAAAAAAATATGTATAAATAGAACGTGGCAGAAACCACGTCGGAACAACTAAATTCGGTAGGAATAGTAAAGATAAGCCCCCCTATTTTGGAAAGGGGGCTCGTTTGGTTTCAGCAAAATGACCGCAAAATAAAAAGTGAGGCCCGCAAGATAACAAGCTGGTGGAGCGCCAACTATAAAGAAATAGAAAAAGATGAGCTTATTCCCCTAAGCAATCTTGCGCGACAGCTTTCGGACTGGGGATATATAAAAACTGAAACAGTACGCGCGCCCGGAGAGTACGCGGGCAGAGGTGGAATATTAGATATATTCCCGCCAAACATGAAAAATGCTGTACGACTGGAGTACTGGGGTAACGCGGTATCTTCCATAACAGTATTAGAGGCTGTAAAGAACAACAAGCCTGAAGAAAAACTCAAAAACATAGTATCCAAACAACCCCAGGATTACTCACACCTTGCTTATCGGCTCGCCTCGCTCCCTCGGCGGAGCGGGCAGGCAGGAAAAAATGAGGACGCGCAAAAACACATAGAAAACCTGATACCCGGAACCTTTGTAGTGCATGCAGACCATGGGGTCGCCCTTTTAAAAGGGCGAAAATCCGAAATCCGAATATCTAAATCCGAAAATTCTCCTGAGGAAGAGTATCTTGAGCTTGAATACGCGCAGGGAGATAGATTACTTGTTCCGCTTACTGTTGCTGAAAAGGTAAGCCCTTACGTAGGTTTCGGAGAACCCCACCTTACACGGCTTGGAGGAAATATTTGGGAAAAGACAAAACGAAAAGTAAAGGAGGATTTAATGGAAACAGCGAAACGCCTGGCAAAAATATACGCGAAACGAGAGATGACACATCGACCCCGATACAAAATTGATAATGAGCTGGAATCAGCGCTAAAATACAGCTTTGAATTTGAAGAAACTCCCGACCAGATACAGGCGCTTAAAGAAGTAAAATACGATATGATGCGTCCCATGCCTATGGACCGGGTGGTGTGCGGGGATGTAGGATTTGGCAAAACAGAGGTTGCAATAAGAGCCGCGGCATATGCTGTGGGCGCGGGGCACCAGGTGGCTCTAATTACCCCCACAACAGTTTTGGCACACCAACATTACAAAACATTCACCAAAAGATTTGAAGAAACATCACATCCTATACACATAAGAAAATTAACCCGTGTAGAAAAACCCGCGGAACAAAAAAGGATACTTAGTGAACTCAAAAATGGAAGTTGTGATATCGTTATTGGAACACACCGTCTTTTACAAAAAGATATAGAATTTTCAAAACTTGGTCTTCTCCTTATAGATGAAGAACAAAGGTTTGGAGTAAAACAAAAAGAGTTTTTTAAAGAGAGGCGCGCCGAGGTTGATATAATGTCTCTTTCCGCAACACCCATACCACGCACCCTGCACTTCACCTTGAGCGGGTTACGAGATATGAGTATTATCTCCACTCCTCCTCCCGGGAGAATTCCTATTAAAACAGAGGTTAAAAGATTTAGTAAAAAAAATATACAAAGCGCCATAGAGAGAGAACTTGCAAGAGGTGGACAGGTTTATTACCTGCACAACCGGATAGGCTCTATGCAAAAAACGGTTAAGATGTTGGAAGAACTGTTGTCGGAAGTCCCGACCGCAAAGCGGTCGAGGATCCTCGACACTAAAAGTGTCGGGACAAAGATAGGATACATGCACGCAAAACTAAATGAAGCTCGTCTTATAGAAACGATAGACGATTTTAGTGAGGGTAAAATTGATGTTTTAGTTACAACAACTATAATGGAAAACGGACTTGATGTTTCAAACGCCAACACTCTTATTGTAGAAGACGCCACAAAGCTCGGTCTCGCGCAGGCTCACCAGATAAGAGGGCGTGTAGGAAGAGGGCGGGAACAAGCCCACGCATTCTTTTTTTATCCGGCAAGAAAATTAAAAGATAAGGCAAAAGCGCGCCTCACAGCGCTGGAGGACGCGCAGTATCTGGGAGCGGGATACCAAATAGCAATGCGCGACCTTGAATTAAGAGGCGCGGGAAACTTTCTGGGAAAAGAACAGAGTGGGAGTATTGCAAAAGTTGGCTTTAACTTGTACTGTCAATTATTGAATGAGGCGATAGAGGAATTGCGGCAGGGATAATTATGCTTTTGCTCAACGTTGCCATTCAGTCGCTTCAAGGAATGCATGCCTTGCTCGCTTAACGAAAAATGCCAGCTACCCCTCGCTTCGCTCAGAGGTAGGCCTCGCGGCTAGCCATTTTTCTACTCGCTTCGGGCATTTCTAAGAAGCTCCCTCATTCCCGCTTACGACTTCGTAAAAGCATAATTATCCCCGCCTTAGAAAGATGAAAAAAATAAAAGAATTAAAAATAACAGACAAAGAATATCCAAGTATTTTAAAGGAAATTCCAAATCCTCCCGAACTTTTATACTACCGGGGAAATTTGGAGGCGCTTAAGTCGGGGGCCATGGTTGCAGTTGTGGGCACAAGACGCTGCTCTGATTATGGAAAAAGGGCAACGGAAGAGATTGCGGGAGGCTTGGCAAAAGCAGGAGTCACAATAGTAAGTGGTCTGGCAAAAGGCATAGATACATACGGGCACAAGGCAGCACTTGAAAACAAAGCTACAACAGTAGCTGTTCTTGGAACCGGAGTAGATGATGCCAGCATATACCCACAAAGGAATAAAAACTTAGCGCATAAAATAATAGAATCCGGAGGGCTGGTTATTAGCGAGTACGAACCTGGGACTCCCGGGTACAGGGCAAACTTTCCACAAAGAAACAGGATAGTTGCGGGGCTTGTACAAGGAGTGCTCGCTGTTGAAGCTCCGCTTAAAAGCGGTACAATGATAACAGTACGGCTGGCTAAAGATTATAAAAAAAGCATATACGCGGTTCCCGGCTCTATATTTTCCCGCCTATCGGAGGGCTGCAACGCGCTTCTAACCAAGGGTG from Candidatus Spechtbacterales bacterium includes the following:
- a CDS encoding DEAD/DEAH box helicase — its product is MAETTSEQLNSVGIVKISPPILERGLVWFQQNDRKIKSEARKITSWWSANYKEIEKDELIPLSNLARQLSDWGYIKTETVRAPGEYAGRGGILDIFPPNMKNAVRLEYWGNAVSSITVLEAVKNNKPEEKLKNIVSKQPQDYSHLAYRLASLPRRSGQAGKNEDAQKHIENLIPGTFVVHADHGVALLKGRKSEIRISKSENSPEEEYLELEYAQGDRLLVPLTVAEKVSPYVGFGEPHLTRLGGNIWEKTKRKVKEDLMETAKRLAKIYAKREMTHRPRYKIDNELESALKYSFEFEETPDQIQALKEVKYDMMRPMPMDRVVCGDVGFGKTEVAIRAAAYAVGAGHQVALITPTTVLAHQHYKTFTKRFEETSHPIHIRKLTRVEKPAEQKRILSELKNGSCDIVIGTHRLLQKDIEFSKLGLLLIDEEQRFGVKQKEFFKERRAEVDIMSLSATPIPRTLHFTLSGLRDMSIISTPPPGRIPIKTEVKRFSKKNIQSAIERELARGGQVYYLHNRIGSMQKTVKMLEELLSEVPTAKRSRILDTKSVGTKIGYMHAKLNEARLIETIDDFSEGKIDVLVTTTIMENGLDVSNANTLIVEDATKLGLAQAHQIRGRVGRGREQAHAFFFYPARKLKDKAKARLTALEDAQYLGAGYQIAMRDLELRGAGNFLGKEQSGSIAKVGFNLYCQLLNEAIEELRQG
- the dprA gene encoding DNA-processing protein DprA; translated protein: MKKIKELKITDKEYPSILKEIPNPPELLYYRGNLEALKSGAMVAVVGTRRCSDYGKRATEEIAGGLAKAGVTIVSGLAKGIDTYGHKAALENKATTVAVLGTGVDDASIYPQRNKNLAHKIIESGGLVISEYEPGTPGYRANFPQRNRIVAGLVQGVLAVEAPLKSGTMITVRLAKDYKKSIYAVPGSIFSRLSEGCNALLTKGAKCVLRAEDILEDLEVNHKIIFEKNTQDTSILNDNEKKVLMLIADSPEPIHVDKIIQTSKLGAIDLAEILTSLVLQDFIKEAEANHYIASR